One Gossypium hirsutum isolate 1008001.06 chromosome A08, Gossypium_hirsutum_v2.1, whole genome shotgun sequence genomic window, aatcccatttAACAACTCCAAAACCAAAATCTGACTAGTTCTTTAAATATGATATCATCTAGTCTTCTAAATCtactcaaaaaaattattataatcatTAGTAGCAATAGTTTTAGACCAAATACATTTCGCAATGTTGCAATCGCGCAACGTGTAGATGAGAGTTTCTTGGTAGTTCCCACATGGAATACAACTGCTATTATTCGTCAACCTCCTTTAGACTCTTTCATGATTAGTTAACAGTCTTTTCTTTAGCATCAACCATAAAAAATTCTTTATTCGAGGAGGCAGAATGTTCTTCCAAATTACTCTCCAAACATCGTTATGAGCATTAGGGTCAACTTGAATCTAACTTTTATAAGCCTTATTAACCGAGAACTTACCTAAGTCATTATTCTTCAATAAGTAAACATCATCTCCCAAATCCTCCATTGGAGGAGGCAAGCAGTTATATGCTCCAAAATCTGCTTATCAAAGCATTGAGTTAGTACACTCCATTTCCAACCACCATTCGAGTTTGTCATATCTGCAACTTTGGCCTCCATGGGAACAACCATTGATTGTCGTAAATATCTATGAAGAGATCCCAATCTTGCATCCAGTTATCCATGAAAAAAATTAACAGACCATCTGTTACCTATACTTCAACAAATATTCGACTGAAAGGTTTCCACACCATATTGATTGATTGCCAACTATAAGAGTTATTAGTTCTATGTAAAGAAGGAGACAAGCCTCAAGCATCATATATTTATGCTGCGGAATCTTAACCCATAACTTATCCGGCTTAGTAATAAGCTGAAAAGCCAATTTCATCAGAAAAGAATAGTTTATGAGTTctcattaattttaattaattgtttcaattttttcctaTTGAATTTCtctcttttaatttgatttttttttatttttttcaaatttaaataatgtaaaaattGGCATGATAACAAATTGTTGTTATAGGTCTACCATTAGAGGTTATTTTAAGTTCTTATGCAAGTCTTTTTAAGTGAAATAGATTTTTGCTTTAGGTTTTATTTTTAGCTTAACTATAcaaatggtcacccaactatgtttgtatttttatttggtcacccaattttaaaaattttcaatttagacacTAAACTTTGTGTtcgttcctattttggtcacccgTCGTTAAATTGATAATAGGAAACCTTTTTCTAAGtagtataataacatatttagtcctcaatacttacatattctatcaatttgttcctaattctaaataattcaataaatttaacctttcacatttacaaattctattaatttgaacCAAAGCattcaacttttaaaatagaGGCATTCCGcatttataaatttgtaaaacccaaaaaagaaaaaaaatttctctaattatgaaaatataatatacTTAGTAATATAAATATTTGGCATCACATAATACCATCTCCATTTCACAATCACTCATCTTTTCAATAATATCTCTTATTATTGAAGAATTATGGTGAATGCATGTATGTGCATATTTTTgtccattaaaattttctaatttaaaactATTCaagagaaaattttaataataagcATAAATTAATAAACCGTAAAAGGTAAATTATAATGTTTccactaaacaaaacataaaattaaaattcaatgcaattaatcttaatttgaatattttgtggATGTgaattgttataaaatttatttatgtttttttggatattaaaatttgagataaaaaaacaagtataaatagtaaaataagaTTATTATTGAGTTTGATATTTCcacaagcaaaataaaaaaaacataatcgtatatatatatttaataaaataaaaaaagtaaaaaagtaaattaaacatgagattttttttaaacctcacttaaataaattaaactttcACTATCCTGTGATAATAATCCTTGAATCGAAAGAAATTTTTTGATTAGCATATTTGATAGAAttggagaaattttttttcttttctttttaggttTTACAAGTTTATAGACGACGAATGTCtctattttaaaagataaaagctttggttaggaagtttaatagaatttataaacgtgaagggttaaatttattgaattatttagaattagaatcgaattgataaaatatgtaagtattgaggactaaatatgttattataccaGTTAAAAAAAGGTGACACTATTATTTACATTATCAATTTAATGatggtgactaaaataaaaacgaATACAAagtttagtatttaaattaaaattttttaaagtttaatgacCAAAGCAAAAATACAAATATAGCTCAAATTTCAAACTTCCTCACAAGGTTTATAGTCTCTTCCTCAAGTTCAACATATACTTTTGATCACTTATTCTTATTTTTTGCACGTCTACTTAAAAATGATTGAAAGATTTGTCATTTTGGCGTGAAAATTTTTCGGTAGGTTTTGGTGTGACTTAGTTTAATCAAGTGAGATGTTGTCTTTTGATAAAATACATTTAACAATACAATAAAGTTGTAAAaactaacttaaaaaattaaatacattaatttttcaatttaactttgatattattattatttaaaaatcacaattacaaaatacaaataatataGATGTGATTGAATAATCTGGAGAAGACCCACGCATAATTAGGCTTTAACTTGAACATATTTAAAGTTATTCACATTTAATCTACACAAATTAGGAGTGAAACAGTGATTCAACCTTAAAAAAGAACATTCaagaaaaacaaccaaattatTTTACTTCCCGCCTCATCTAAAAGTTTCAACTTTCAATCCCGCCAAAAACCAACAGTTTCCCCACCTTGGCGGTCCAAGTGATTCAAATCCAACCAATCAAAACACATATTTGTCACATACCTCCACGTTGGCAATCCTGGATACGAAAAGACAAACCACTTTGGCCATCTCCGTGAAACCCAAACAGCCAATCAGAACCCACCTTCTCCCTTCTATATAATAAGATCCCTTTCGCCTCGTCTCCCACCAAAACCAATTGCAAAGATTACAAAATATTCTCCTTCACAGAAATCTatctttcaaaaagaaaaagaaatccaaacaAATCTGCAAATCATGAGCTCCGCGGCAGCAACAACCACCAAAGGAGGCCGGGGCAAGTCAAAGGCTAAAGCCGTTTCCCGATCCAGCAAAGCCGGACTCCAATTCCCCGTCGGTCGAGTTGCACGTTTTCTCAAGAAAGGACGATACGCCGAGCGCGTCGGATCTGGATCCCCTGTCTATCTCTCTGCCGTTCTCGAGTATCTAGCTGCTGAGGTTTGTCTAAGCGGAACTATCTTTTATCATGCGGAAAtctcttagatttttttaataaacggAGTAACTGATCTGTTTGGGGTCTCTTTAATATTACAGGTTTTGGAATTGGCTGGAAATGCAGCAAGGGACAACAAGAAGAACAGAATCATTCCAAGGCACATTCAGTTGGCTGTGAGGAACGACGAAGAACTGAGCAAGCTGTTGGGAGGTGTGACGATTGCAAATGGTGGAGTTTTGCCAAACATTCATCAGAATCTGCTGCCAAAGAAGGCTTCGAAAGGGAAGGGCGAGATTGGATCTGTTTCTCAAGAATTTTAGAGGATCTTGTAGTGCATTggggtgatttttttttttttgggatagCATGTAATGAAACAGTTCGTTTTTTACATGTATAAACGTGTTAGTAAAGAAAGCGTAGAATTGAATCTTTTATTCTAACTTTTTTaggttttcaattttatttttgttcgttCATGTTTAGAACCAAAATCTCCTTCAGTCAATATATGAAAAAAGGTGCACATATATAATTAGAATGGTAAAGCAAGGGTACAATGAAATATAAAAACTGTCGTGGTAAAGGTTTGAAGCGAAGGAGATAGATGAGATTTGTAATTCAAGTACTTGGATGTCGGAGCTGGGTTCCCGGTGCGACTCCAACAGATCGTGTTCCGAGACAAATGCTTTGATGAAGTTAACAATCGATTTTATTCTTGGCAAACCAAAGAACCCATATCCCAGTAGACATGTTGCCCGATTCtcgaatatttacaatttaaagtgatttaaagaatatttttgttTTCCTTAAATCCGAACTAGAAAATCAGTAAGTACTATAAATTGGGTAGATGAAAAATTGAATAAGGGCATTTAAGTATTTTCATTTTCCAAACTTTATGAACCAAAAGTTACAACACCAATTTTCTAGCTTCTCATGTTGGGTTCATATTTGCTTGCAAATGCTGTGTTTGGGATTGCTTTTACTGCCCAAAAGCACTTCTGTACCTCTAAACTCATTCCCGAACGAGCCCAAAGGGAAGTACATGGAGGGTACTTGGCTATTGGGTTTTTCCAGGAAAATTAGATACTGGGATGTTACTCGAGCAGAGCTTTGGGCATTGTTGGATGGTTTAGAAGTAGCTTGGCAAGTAGGGTACAAGAAAGTGGAGATCGAGTCTGATAGTTTGAAGGCCATTAAATCTGGTAAAATCTGTAGACTATGCAGGGGATTACTTTGCATTAGTAAGGCGAATCAACGAAATTTGCAAGAGACCATGGGAGGTTTGTATATCGCATGCTTACCAAGAAGCCAATAAAACTGCTGATTTGATGGTCAGTCTTGGTTCAGCTGGGGATTTcagattttctatttttctctatCCACCTCCTACTGTCTGGAATGCCTGCCAGGTTGATCTGTTTGGTGTTTCATTTGATAGACTAATTAGCTGTAAGGAATAGTTTTCTCCTTTTCTTATTCaccaatatatattttacattcattaaaaaaaaaaaaccatgtaaAAAATACTTGAGTGCTACATGTACTATAAAATTTAACAACCTAATTCATATCAAGATAAGCTAGGCAATTGCCGTTTAAGTTTTATCTCAATTAGTATAAGTATTGTTGTTAATGTAGAAAGACGTGAGTTTGAATGTGTtcaaacgcattatcctcctgtTTATGAGTTGGGAGgagctataaataattttaagtattatgtcaaaaaaataaatataataaaaacctataatgagattattaaaaaaaaagattcttCAACTATTTGGAAAGTAAGCAAACAATGATCAtgtcaacaatttttattgataaatgaTTGGGTAAAACATAATTTTGTTAATAAGagaaaatttaatctttatactatttgaaaacaaataaaatcaaagattatGTTAACGATTTTTGTTAATAAAAAGTGACGTGTCAAAGAAAAAAATGCAACTGCAACAAATGGCAACATATAAATCTACAATTGTTTAAATCTATAAAaagtaacaaaaatataaaataaaaaatcatataatatgcataaaatttctaaaatatataaaaaaaattattagagttCCGAAAAGGATTAAAATCGATATTTGTAAGCAAAAACGAGCAGCATTAGGAGCAGTGCTTAAGAGTAGTGTCAACTGCTTCAAGCACATTAGTATAATAACTCTTACCCCGGATGAACTGATACGTTCAAAGTAAGAAATGTCATATTTGGACACTAAAGGTAAGTTAACTTAATCATCAAATTCAAGACTTTACTTTAACATAAATTCTTTTGAAGTTATTGAAGTCATTTCTAGGCTTACTTAATGTTTGGTTGCGAACAAGGATCATTCAAGGCTTATTCGAATCAAAACAGGGTAAACAAGGTCAATGTTGCAACATTGATCTTCTGATGTTGTGGCACCGAAACAAATTACTCTTAAGGCTCCAATGTTGCGACACTGAATGTCAGATGTCACCACACTGGAGATAGATTGCCAAGATCATATCTGAAACATCTAAAGTCAAGTTTAAACTATCACTAACCATTCCATAACACATCTAAACAATTTTAAGACtcataatatgtcaaattattgTTAAAAAACCTCATATAGCACATGAGTATatccatttaagaaaaaaatcatctCAAGGTGcaaaattgattttgagtttaattaaatattttagaaagtaaatgaataattatttataacatGATCTCAATAACTAGCCATAGATAACGTACACAATAACAACAAGGTTAATTTACACATTTCCACTTACCATACTTTCATCATTAACACGTCATTCATTAATCTCTTAATTCCATCTATTGTAGACTCAAGTAAACAAGAAGgatgttggaatattttcaaatatttatagtgttccaataactataaatgaatgggtgtaattaatcaaaagattatattatttgatttttttgaaaaatgattataactatttaaataatattatttgaatagttataattaaatgaataattatatgtttattttaaagacattattattcagaaagacacctattgatgaaagatgtcttatgaagagacatgaaaattcctataaataggaataagatttcatttggaaatcataccaacaaattctaatattctttctttccttctttcattttctaatattattagattattctataaagtattaatgcagaaatcctttatagaaattgagtttcttgtcacACATTGCTCATTGTGTAGTGAGCTATTCTCGTCAGTgtaaaacgcaaatagtcattggcttcattgtatcctcgaggttaatttgcttggaactcgtttacacaccgaagataggtgggggcgaatataaccttaaagatagtggtttgatacacgccttgaagccttgtcctatttcttcttctattcgagttccgttcgtgtgttcgagattttcctcaccggagatttgtactaacaagTTTAAGGTTATAaccatgatgactaccacaactcatgaaagtggaacactaagggagttggcttccaattttgtcaaacttgatcaatttgatggtggcaattttcgacgatggcagaaaaatatgcacttcttattatcaactttgaagattgcttatgttttagaTACTCTAAGACCTGATGAGACTGAAAATGAATcgttgctgcaacccgagaaagacaaaaatgggacaatgctaattacatgtgcatgggccacatattgaatggtttatctgatggtttgttcgacacctaccaaaacgaggCCACTGCTAAAGAATTACTAGACAAATTAgagacaagatacatgaccgaagatgttacaagtaagaaatttcttgttagtcgtttcaataattgtcaaatggttgatggtcgttctgttatggaacaattccgtgatattgaaaagatgctgagtcaattcaagcaatatgatatgaaaatggatgaaatgattgttgtatcctccataatagacaaacttcctccatcttggaaagactttaaaagaagtctaaaacataagaaagaggaaatatctcttgaggctttggcaaatcatcttcgtattgaagaaaaATATCGAAAGCAAGATCAGAATCTAAATTCCGAAAATGCCAAAgtgcatgttacggaggaagtacagactactaaacgattgaaaagaaagttaaaaCAGACTGATAAAGCACCtaagtttaaaaagaaacaaaagggccaTGCTATTATTTTGGTAAgtcgggacatttcaagaatgaatgtcaatttttaaagaagaaatcatcttctaaggctgataataatgaaaagttcattgcaatgatatctgaaattaatatggcacaagatgataatacatggtggattgataccagagcaaccaaacatgtgtgcaaagacaaaagcatgttcacaaagttcacacaatgtgaaaatgacaatgtcttgtacatgagaaattcttccaccgcagcaatcaaaggcaaaggctctgttgaactacaattcacttctagaaaggttttaaccttaaataatgtatattatgtaccagaagttagaaAGAGTTTAGTGTCTGAAAGTCTGttaaataagtttggtttcaaaattGTTTTTGAGGCAggtaagtttattttgtctaagggaggaatttttgtagggaaaaggtatatgtatgagagtatgttcaaactaaatattattaatattattaataagaataaaaatactatttctgcttatatggttgaatcttttttATTATGgtattatagattaggtcatttgaattatagaaaattgaatgacatgtataagttagatttaattcctgtttttaataataatactgAAAATACAATgcatgtatgttgactaaaattacaagaaatcctttccctaaggttaaaagaaaaacaaaattgcttgatttgatacatagtgactTATGTGACATACATAATattcctacattaggtggaaagaaatattttgttacttttattgatgattgttctagatattgttatgtatatttattacattcaaaagatgaagcgcttgataaatttaaagtttataaatctgaagttgaactttagtgtgaatcatttatcaagtgcttaagatcagATAGAGGTgaagaatactataatccaagttattttgaatccactgggattgtccatcaagtttcaacCCCTTACATACCACAaaaaaatggtgtagctgaaaggaaaaatagagtcttgactgaaatggtaaattcaatgttatcatatttagGCATTGGACAAgatttttggggagaagctgttctaacagcttgtcatatattgaatagagttcctaataaggaaactaaaataatcccctatgaacaatggaagaaaatacaaccaaaccttaattatttgaaggtttggggttgtagagctattgtcaaagttccaacacctaaacgtaaaaagttaggtgaaagaggaattgaatgcatatttataggatatgcacataatagtaaggcatataggttcatggtaatttaactaaatgattcaatttcaattaatattgttattgaatcaagagatgctatttttgatgaaaatagatttaattctatatcaggACAATTAcagccacaacaattgattcattcttcaaatgagaatgagattccattggaacaaattgataataatgataaatCTTGTCAAGAGTGAAGAAGAAGTAAGatgattaaaaaggtcaaagattttgaaccagatttcattatgtttcttgtaaaaggaaaatgtgaaagtatatgcaataagataccttattgttataatacagaatctgatcctattacatttgaagaggcaatgaaatcttaagactctgctttttggaaagaagcaataaatgatgagataGATTCAATAAtgagaaatcaaacttggatcttagttgatcttccacctggttccaaaccaataggttgtaaatggatcttcaaaaagaaaatgaaggtcgatggaaccattgataagtttaaagcaaggttggtagccaaaggttttacacaaaaataaggtattgattactttgatacctatgctccagtagcaagaattgctatacttagactcttaatatcacttacctctatatataatttggtttttcaccaaatggatgttaaaattgcatttttaaatggtgaattggaagaggaagtgtacatggaacaaTCGAAACGATTTGTCtttccaggacaagagcataaggtatgtaaacttgttaaatctttatagggacttaaacaagcaccaaaacaatgacACTAAAAGTTTGACaatgttgttttagctaatggctataaaataaatgaatccgataagtgtatatatagcaaatttgaaaatggaaaaggtgtcataatttgcttatatgtagatgacatgctcatttttggcacgaatttggaacaaatagaaagcacaaagaaattcttgtcaaacaactttgctatgaaggatatgggtgtaatagatgttattcttgggattaaataactcgagatgaaagcactatagctttgtCACAATCATATTACATtaaaaatgtgcttaaaaagtttgatcttttcaactgtataccaacatctacacccatggatcctcaaataaaTTAGTATCTAATGTTGGTAGAAAAAATGATCAATTGAAAtgtgcaagtctaattggttgtcttatgtacataatgacttgtataagaccagatattgcatatagagtaattaggtacttaaagaaaactattaattaTGGATTATGTTATAATGGATATTCttcagttttagaagggtatttggatgctagttggattacaagtttggaagatcatgcatctagtagtggatggatcttcattcttggtggaggagccatttcttggggttccaagaaacaaacatgtattattgattccaccatggcaacagaatttattgcattagccgctgcatttaaagaagcagaatggttaagaaatttgctttatgatgtacctttatggcctaagccaatttcacctatttctatccgttgtgatagtgagactactctagcaaaggcatatagacAAGTATTTAATGGAAAGtttagacacattggattaagacataatTATGTCTggcaattaatctctgatggagtgtttggtggatcctttgacaaaaagtcttgctagagatgcaattaaaaggacctcaaaagtgacgagactcaagcccattaattagagtcacccatgatggaaactcgactcaacgcttggtataatgtcaagtcttgagttcaatgagacaaagtacatcattagtatgtgactgttaggattgtaaataaatccatcctaagattaaagtgctaggtacccgtaatgataagggaatgatgagtaatgtactcttaatggacccataacataaatatattagagtgttataattacgggaacactcttaatgggatctacctatgtgagtggaagtgtggtcgcttctaggagctcaagggcttggctctgacagcactcatgaaatGAGGACACAGACACATGGCCATAATAATGTCCCTAGATATTATGCATTgaccgatgttgaaatcattgtgtgagatatgttcggttaatcaaatgaaatagttGGTTCAGAGTTTAGTCTACCATGTAATTTTGATCaaatttaacatgttttcactaagtgaaggttcaatcgtaagattccttcatttatgcaaattgattttcaagaatatcaaaatctaaaatattttgaaaatggggggagactgttggaacattttcaaatatttatagtgttccaataactataaatgaatgggtgtaattaatcaaaagattatattatttgattttttttgaaaaagaattataactatttaaataatattatttgaatagttatgattaaatgaataattatgtgtttattttaaagacattattattcagaaagacacctattgatgaaaaatgtcttatgaagagacatgaaaattcctataaataggaatgagatttcatttggaaatcataccaacaaattctaatattatttctttccttccttcattttttaatattattagattattctataaagtattactacagaaatcctttatagaaattgagtttcttttCATACATTGCTTATTGTGTAGTgggctattctcgtcagtgcaaaacgcaaatagtcattggcttcattgtatcctcgaggttaatttgcttggaattcgtttgcacaccgaagataggtgggggtgaatataaccttaaagatagtggtttgatacacgccttggaaccttgtcctatttcttcttctgTTCGAGTTtcgttcgtgtgttcgagatttttgTCATtggagatttgtactaacaaagGATAAACAGAATAAAATCGTAAATACAtgagcacataagtgctaaataaGGAGTACTAGAGTGATAAATTTCACGAGCGTGTTGTGGTATTcctaatggcatgccatctatatca contains:
- the LOC107952215 gene encoding histone H2AX, producing the protein MSSAAATTTKGGRGKSKAKAVSRSSKAGLQFPVGRVARFLKKGRYAERVGSGSPVYLSAVLEYLAAEVLELAGNAARDNKKNRIIPRHIQLAVRNDEELSKLLGGVTIANGGVLPNIHQNLLPKKASKGKGEIGSVSQEF